From the genome of Papaver somniferum cultivar HN1 chromosome 2, ASM357369v1, whole genome shotgun sequence, one region includes:
- the LOC113351325 gene encoding uncharacterized protein LOC113351325, producing the protein MEIVDHFSSLFNSTNTSLDHDEIERLFPNIISDSENNSITREVSIMEIKNVMRQLGSMKALGPDGLQGIFFHKYWDIVGPSIIKLVKDFFPHGRSIFDSTIICNEIVHSFKTKKGVKVGWPSNLILIKRMIGLVGLLLLKYLNIADKVVNWIITYISSVAFQVLKNGAPSEEFTPRNGIRQGDPLSPFIIILCLEALSRLLQQGIDSKYLQGFTVAKGAPMIAHSMYADDSIIFLKANYNNACNLRQILEKFSRWYGQVISDAKSTLLTSSNLGRSFTMGMARALKVQVASTPGKYSGIPLQWGRLSENTFHDLLENLSNRMIGWKSKSLNIAGRSVLIKSVLDHVWNHVMAILKLPKGLVNKIDKFRRNFLCGGDKGSRKMHNVNWSTVCSPIVQGGLGIRDLGYDDFWTSRTKNGCSTSWRSLVKGKDIIKNSLEWCISDGIQVDFWNDPWINDIPLSAITDMENVTIPSLRVKDVINPSTREWDLFVVDSFVSEEVKENIYAMPVTASEGRRDKRVWAHGKDGGASTDSLYAGIGGVVRDDVGAFVAGYTKHIYQNGSNMVEVWAERDGLQLVVQLGIRKPEVECDSLYTIQLCRGEVSPLWYLRGLIQDIEELSENFEDLVFIHQHRESNFVADTFSKKASEGLLEGHLV; encoded by the exons ATGGAAATTGTTGATCATTTTAGTTCTTTATTCAACTCAACAAATACTAGCCTTGACCATGATGAAATTGAGAGATTATTCCCAAACATTATATCTGATAGTGAAAACAATAGCATCACTAGGGAGGTTTCAATTATGGAAATTAAGAATGTTATGCGACAGCTTGGTTCGATGAAAGCCCTTGGACCTGATGGTCTTCAAGGGATTTTCTTTCATAAATACTGGGACATTGTTGGACCAAGTATAATCAAGCTGGTTAAAGACTTCTTCCCTCATG GGAGGTCCATTTTTGACTCGACCATAATTTGTAATGAAATTGTTCACTCGTTTAAGACTAAAAAAGGTGTCAAGGTTGGATGGCCCTCAAACTTGATTTTGATAAAGCGTATGATAGGGTTAGTTGGCCTTTTATTACTAAAATATTTAAATATTGCTGATAAGGTTGTGAACTGGATTATAACCTATATAAGTTCTGTTGCTTTTCAAGTTCTTAAAAATGGCGCTCCAAGTGAAGAGTTCACCCCGAGAAATGGAATCCGTCAGGGAGACCCTCTGTCcccttttattatcattctttgtcTTGAAGCTTTATCGAGACTTTTACAACAAGGTATTGATTCGAAGTATTTGCAGGGTTTCACTGTTGCAAAAGGAGCTCCTATGATTGCCCATTCTATGTATGCAGATGATAGCATAATTTTCTTAAAAGCAAATTACAATAATGCTTGCAACCTGAGACAGATTTTAGAAAAATTCAGTCGATGGTATGGCCAGGTGATAAGTGATGCTAAGTCGACCTTGTTGACTTCTAGCAATCTGGGAAGGAGTTTTACCATGGGAATGGCAAGAGCGCTTAAAGTTCAGGTTGCTTCTACGCCAGGTAAGTACTCAGGTATACCATTACAGTGGGGTAGGTTGTCTGAAAATACCTTTCATGATTTGTTAGAAAATCTTAGCAATAGAATGATAGGGTGGAAATCTAAGTCGTTGAATATTGCTGGGAGGTCAGTGCTTATTAAGTCTGTCCTTGACCATGTGTGGAATCATGTCATGGCTATTCTAAAGTTACCTAAAGGCCTAGTAAATAAGATTGACAAATTTAGGAGAAATTTTCTGTGTGGTGGAGATAAAGGCTCGAGAAAGATGCATAATGTTAATTGGTCAACTGTTTGTAGCCCTATTGTTCAAGGTGGCTTAGGGATAAGAGATTTGGG ATATGATGATTTTTGGACTAGTAGGACTAAGAATGGATGCTCCACTAGTTGGAGAAGTTTAGTGAAAGGGAAAGACATCATTAAGAATAGTTTGGAGTGGTGTATTAGTGATGGTATCCAAGTAGACTTTTGGAATGACCCTTGGATCAATGATATCCCTTTGTCTGCAATCACCGATATGGAAAATGTTACTATTCCTTCCCTTAGAGTGAAGGATGTAATTAACCCAAGTACGAGAGAATGGGATCTATTTGTAGTTGATAGTTTCGTCTCTGAAGAGGTTAAGGAAAATATTTATGCTATGCCTGTTACCGCTAGTGAAGGTAGGAGGGATAAAAGAGTGTGGGCCCATGGTAAAGATG GTGGAGCTTCTACTGACTCTCTTTATGCAGGAATTGGTGGAGTGGTTAGAGATGATGTTGGGGCTTTTGTGGCAGGTTATACGAAGCATATATATCAGAATGGGAGTAATATGGTTGAAGTGTGGGCGGAAAGAGATGGTCTGCAACTTGTTGTTCAACTTGGAATCAGGAAACCCGAAGTTGAATGCGACTCTTTATACACCATTCAACTTTGTCGAGGTGAAGTTTCTCCTTTGTGGTACCTCAGGGGACTTATCCAGGATATTGAAGAATTAAGTGAGAATTTCGAAGATCTTGTTTTCATTCATCAACACAGAGAATCCAACTTTGTTGCGGACACATTTTCAAAGAAAGCTTCTGAAGGTCTTCTAGAGGGGCATTTGGTTTAA